Proteins from a genomic interval of Anolis sagrei isolate rAnoSag1 chromosome 1, rAnoSag1.mat, whole genome shotgun sequence:
- the TBP gene encoding TATA-box-binding protein, with translation MDQNNSIPPYAQGLASPQSAMTPGIPIFSPMMPYGTGLTPQPVQTTNSLSILEEQQRQQQQAAAQQSTSQPTQGTSGQTPQLFHSQTLTTAPLPGSTSLYPSPMTPMTPITPATPASESSGIVPQLQNIVSTVNLGCKLDLKTIALRARNAEYNPKRFAAVIMRIREPRTTALIFSSGKMVCTGAKSEEQSRLAARKYARVVQKLGFPAKFLDFKIQNMVGSCDVKFPIRLEGLVLTHQQFSSYEPELFPGLIYRMIKPRIVLLIFVSGKVVLTGAKVRAEIYEAFENIYPILKGFRKTT, from the exons ATGGATCAAAACAACAGTATACCACCTTATGCCCAGGGTCTAGCATCCCCTCAG AGTGCAATGACTCCTGGCATTCCTATTTTTAGTCCCATGATGCCATATGGCACAGGGCTCACACCGCAACCCGTTCAAACCACAAACAGCTTATCTATTCTGGAAGAACAGCAAAGGCAACAGCAACAGGCCGCAGCACAACAGTCCACATCGCAGCCAACACAAGGGACCTCTGGTCAGACACCACAGCTTTTCCACTCACAGACACTTACCACTGCTCCTTTGCCAGGGAGCACATCTCTTTATCCCTCTCCAATGACTCCCATGACCCCAATAACCCCTGCGACACCTGCTTCGGAAAGCTCTGGGATTGTGCCACAGCTGCA GAATATTGTGTCTACGGTAAATCTTGGCTGTAAACTTGACCTAAAAACCATTGCTCTTCGTGCTCGAAATGCTGAATACAACCCCAAG cgttttgctgctgtaattatGAGAATAAGAGAACCACGTACGACAGCGCTCATATTCAGTTCTGGAAAGATGGTGTGCACTGGGGCTAAGAG TGAGGAACAGTCCAGGCTGGCTGCCAGAAAGTATGCAAGGGTTGTCCAGAAGTTAGGCTTTCCAGCCAAGTTTTTGGACTTTAAGATCCAGAATATGGTGGGTAGCTGTGATGTGAAATTCCCTATCCGACTTGAGGGATTGGTTCTTACACATCAGCAATTTAGCAG ctATGAACCTGAGTTGTTTCCCGGCTTAATTTACAGAATGATCAAACCAAGAATTGTCCTgcttatttttgtttctgggAAAGTAGTTTTAACTG GTGCAAAAGTCAGAGCCGAAATTTATGAAGCGTTTGAAAACATATATCCTATTTTAAAGGGATTCAGAAAAACAACGTAA
- the PDCD2 gene encoding programmed cell death protein 2 has product MAAPKVELGFAEEAAAEAWRLRSEQFPCKAGGRPAWLGEAGLPGPEQLRCGSCGRPCAFLLQLYAPLGDQAQAFHRSLFLFACRSAACYGPRAPPAGAGAGAGGGLKAFRNQLPRKNDTYSYDPPPEEPPLEPLPSVNLQLKCGANLCRVCGCLGPKRCSKCHKAHYCSQDHQLLDWKAGHKASCLQSGDQMDSVIPDHNFLFPEYEIVRELEEFDTSINEADKEDVGEKEDLISANNLYENSEHLDEKFLEAMAKHETQADKIFQKFKERISLEPEQIIRYCRDVEGPLWISEENIPQETDIPKCSCGSKRVFEFQVMPQLLNYLKVDSLGESIDWGTLAVYTCAENCNQGNGYTEEFVWKQDISGSV; this is encoded by the exons ATGGCGGCGCCGAAGGTCGAGCTGGGCTTcgcggaggaggcggcggcggaggcgTGGCGCCTGCGGAGCGAGCAGTTCCCCTGCAAGGCGGGCGGGCGCCCGGCGTGGCTGGGCGAGGCCGGTCTGCCGGGCCCGGAGCAGCTGCGCTGCGGCTCCTGCGGGCGGCCCTGCGCCTTCCTGCTCCAGCTCTACGCGCCCCTCGGGGACCAGGCCCAGGCCTTCCACCGCAGCCTCTTCCTCTTCGCCTGCCGGAGCGCCGCCTGCTATGGGCCCCGCGCCCCGccagcaggagcaggagcaggagcaggaggggGCCTCAAGG CTTTTAGGAATCAGCTACCAAGAAAGAATGACACTTACTCTTATGATCCGCCACCTGAAGAGCCACCCTTGGAGCCCCTGCCTTCAGTGAATCTGCAGCTGAAATGTGGGGCTAATCTTTGTAGGGTCTGTGGGTGTTTGGGGCCCAAAAGATGCTCCAAATGCCACAAGGCTCATTACTGTAGTCAAGATCACCAGCTTTTGGATTGGAAAGCAGGACACAAGGCATCATGTTTGCAGTCTGGTG ACCAGATGGATAGTGTGATTCCAGATCATAATTTCCTTTTTCCTGAGTATGAAATTGTAAGAGAGCTAGAGGAATTCGACACCTCTATTAATGAAGCAGATAAGGAAGatgtgggggaaaaggaagacttAATATCTGCAAACAATCTCT ATGAAAATTCTGAACACTTAGACGAGAAGTTCTTGGAGGCAATGGCAAAGCATGAAACCCAAGCTGACAAGATTTTTCAAAAGTTTAAAGAAAGAATATCTTTGGAACCAGAACAG ATCATCAGGTACTGCAGGGATGTTGAAGGCCCCCTTTGGATTTCAGAAGAAAACATTCCCCAGGAAACGGATATCCCTAAATGCTCATGCGGTAGTAAGCGTGTATTTGAGTTCCAG GTTATGCCACAACTGCTGAATTACCTTAAAGTTGACAGCCTTGGAGAAAGCATTGACTGGGGAACTTTGGCTGTCTATACCTGTGCTGAGAATTGCAACCAGGGCAATGGTTACACTGAAGAGTTTGTCTGGAAGCAGGACATCTCAGGCTCTGTTTAA